From Campylobacter showae:
CAAGCTAGAAATTTATTCATCGGGCGAAAATGCGCGCCGTAAAATCTGCAGATCATCATCGCAAACCCGTGTAACGCTCCCCAGATGATAAACATCCAGCCCGCTCCGTGCCAGAGTCCGCCTAGCAAAAACACCGCAAAAACGTTGGCGTAGGTACGGTATTCGCCTCTGCGGTTGCCGCCTAGCGGGATGTAGATGTAGTCGCGTAAAAATCTCGAAAGCGTCATATGCCATCTGTGCCAAAAGTCTTGGATATTTAGCGCTTTGTAAGGGGAGTTGAAATTTAACGGCAGGATAATGTTAAACATATATGAAATGCCGATGGCCATATCGGTGTAACCGCTAAAGTCAAAATACAGCTGAAACGTATAACTAATGCTCGTGATCCACGCCTCACTCATACTAAGCGTAGGGTAAACGTCAAAACCGTGAAGGGCAAACCTAGCGAAAAAATCGGCCACTACGACCTTTTTAAAAAGCCCGATCGAAAATAAAAAAAGTCCGATGCTTAAATTTTTATAGTTTATGCGCTTTAAACGTAAATTTGCAAACTGCGGCATCATCTCGGCGTGGTGTATGATAGGACCGGCTAAAAGATGCGGAAAATACGTCACGAAAAGAGCGTAGCGAAGAAAACTGGGCTCTTTTACTTTTTCGTGATAACAGTCTACTAGAAACGCTATTTGCGTAAAGGTAAAAAAGCTGATGCCAAGAGGTAAAATAACGTGGTGAAGCGGTATGTCGGCGCCGAAAATTCCGTTAAAATTTTCTATCAAAAAGTCGGTATATTTGTAGTAGGCCAGCAAGGCTAAATTTGCCGCGACGCCCGCCCATAAAATAAGCTTTTTGCGGGAGGGATGGGCGCAAAGTAGATGACCGACGTAGAAGTTAAACGTAATCGAACCTAAAATAAGCGGGATATAAATAAAATTCCAATATCCATAAAAAAATAGCGAAGCGGCCGTGAGCCAAAAGATACTGAGTTGAACGAATTTGAGTTTATTTAAAACAAAATAAACTCCAAAAGTAATCGGTAAGAAAAAAACTATAAACGCAAATGAGTTAAAAAGCATTTTTACCCTTATTTTAAAAGAGTTTAAATATACTCAAATTTGATTTAAATTAAGCTTTTTAAAGCTAAATTCGATAAAATCGCCCAAATTCCACTAAAAGGATCAAATTTGAGAAGCGACATCATCAAAAAAGGCTATACGCGCGCGCCGCACAGAAGCTTGCTAAGAGCGACTGGGTTAAAGGACGAGGACTTTGAAAAGCCATTTATCGGCGTGGCAAATAGCTTCATAGAGATTATCCCCGGGCACTTTTTCCTCAACAAATACTCCGAAATTTTAAAAGACGAGATCCGCAAAAACGGCTGCGTGCCGTTTGAGTTTAACTGCATCGGCGTGGACGACGGCATCGCAATGGGGCACAGCGGGATGCTCTATAGCCTGCCTAGCCGCGAGCTCATCGCAAACTCGATCGAAACGGTTATGAATGCGCACGCCCTGGACGGTCTTGTGTGTATGCCAAACTGCGATAAAATCGTGCCCGGCATGGTGATGGGCGCGCTTCGCGTGAACGTGCCGACGGTTTTTGTTAGCGGCGGCCCGATGAAAAAGGGCTACACCAAAAAGGGCGAGCCGATCGACCTATCCACGGCGTTTGAGGCAGTGGGTAAATTTGAAACCAAAGAGATCAGCGCCGAGGAGCTAAAAGAGATCGAGTGCAAAGCCTGTCCAAGCGGCGGCAGCTGCTCGGGGATGTTTACGGCAAACTCGATGAATACGCTGTGCGAAGCGATGGGTATCGCGCTAAAAGGCAACGGCACGGTGCCAGCCCTAACTCCTGAGCGCGAGGAGCTTATCAGGCAGGCGGGACGTCGCATCTGCCAGATAGCGCTCGATGAAAAATACAAAATCCGCAACATCGTGAACGAAAAATCGATCCAAAACGCCCTAGTCGTCGATATGGCGATGGGCGGTAGCAGCAACACCGTGCTGCACATCCTAGCTATCGCGCGCGAAGCTGGGGTAAATTTACAGATCGCGGGACTTAACGAGATCAGCCGCAAGATCGCGCACATCGCTAAAATCAGCCCGAGCCTACCAAACGTGCATATGGAGGACATCGACTCTGCGGGCGGTCTAAGCGCCGTGATAAATGAAATTTCGCGCCGCGACAACGGGCTACTTGGTCTAGACGCGCTAACGGTCACGGGCGAGAGCCTAGGCGAGCGTGTCGGAGCTAGCGCCATAAAAGACGAATCGGTCATCCGTAAGGTCGAAAACGCCTACTCGCAGGTCGGCGGGCTGGCGATTTTGTTTGGAAATTTAGCCGAGCAGGGCTGCGTCATCAAGACCGCGGGCATCATCGGCGAACGCAAATTTAGCGGCAAGGCCGTGTGCTTTAACAGCCAAGACGAGGCGATAGAGGGCATCTCAAACGGCAAGGTAAACAAAGGCGACGTGGTCGTCATCCGCTACGAAGGGCCGCGCGGAGGCCCGGGTATGCAGGAGATGCTAAGCCCTACGAGCCTAATCATGGGGCGAGGGCTGGGCGCGGACGTGGCGCTAATCACGGACGGCAGGTTTAGCGGCGCTACTAGAGGGCTAAGTATCGGACACGTGAGTCCCGAAGCTGCCGAGGGCGGCATGATCGGACTGTTAGAGGACGGCGATATCATCGACATCGACGTGGACACATACGCGATCAACGTGCGTCTAAGCGAAGCCGAGATCACCAAGCGCAGAGCTAAATTTAAGCCGATCGAAAAGCCTCTGCCGTTTCGCTGGCTGCGAATGTATCGCAAGCTTGTAACAAATGCTAGCAACGGAGCGATTTTGGAGGCGTAGAAAATTAATGTTAGAGAGATATTTTACTGAAAAAGACCTATCGGATATAGAACAAGAGCTCAAGTACATCAGTGATTTACAAAGTGATAAACTGTATATAAAAACCGGACTTGAAAGACTACTGAAAAGTGAAGATATAATAATAAAATCTCAAAAAGTGTCGATAGATAAGGAAAAATGCAATAGATTATATATAGATTTTCTAAAAACTGAAAAATCTATATATAATGCGTATGAGAGAATGGGAACAAAAGCTTGCAATAAGCCTGAGTACAAAGACTTTTTAAAAAAACACTCTATAAATACTATGGAGTATGATTTAAGAAATACGATAAAATTTTTGATAAAACATAAAGTATTTTCCATACTAAATCTGGTATTTCTCGGTACTTTGTTTTGCGTGCCATATTTTATAAAAATAGCAAAAACTCCAGACATTTCATTAGATAGTATGCCCATGTCTTTAGTTATAGCTGCCTTTATAGGTTTAATTTATGGATTATATTTTTTATTTTTCTATGTTTCGCAAAATATCTTTTTATTTAGAGCTTTTAGCGGCAATCCTGGTTTTTCTAAATTTATATTTATGGCTATAAATATATTGTTATTTGTAATTATGGCTCTTGCTCCTTTTATCGTCGATAAAATAACGTCCATCAAGTGGCTATCTTTAAATACAGAATCTGCTATGAATTGTTTGGTTTCCATGTACCCTATTTTAACAATATTCACATTCGTGTATACATTCAAAAAAAGCGACAAGAAAGAACCTAGTAGTTGTATTTTATCTTTTTGCTTAATTTTTATAACTGATTTATTTATACTATTGATAGTGTACTATAATTATAATGATACATTTATGGTATTTATAACAATATTATTATATGTATGGATTATTTTTATGCGATTTTTGACATTGTTTAGTAGCTTATTAGATTATAAATTCACCTTTGTATTAGGGATTATTTTTACAATACTTATTATGATATTTTTAAGCGGAGCATTCGTGCGAATTGCCGGCATAGGCAACTATCAAACCGATCTTGACATCAAAAGAGAGAATATCCCTGGGTATATAAATTTAGAGAACATTAAATGCAAAGATAAGCCAAATGAAGATATAAATTTTATAAAATATACCTGCATATCTGACGAAATGTCAAGTTCGACGGTAAAATTTAAAAACATCCTAGTAAAAGTAAAATCAGACGGCAGATATTGGCTAGAAGTCGTATCAAAAGATCAAAATAAAAGCAAAATAGATGATTACAGATTTTGGATTTCGGAGAAAAATATTATAAATTAAACAAAATACTGTTAAAATTTGATGCCAATTTTATGTAACATCAAATTTTAACTATATCTTCAAATTTATCTAGTTTGCCAGCTCAAAAATCTCTTTGATATTTTCCTTCGTGTATAGCTTATCTTTGCGCCAGTTTACCGCGTAGTCGTGGGCTAAATTTACGACTTCCTCTAGCGTTTCGTCCTCTATGCCGACGACCTTTAGGCTAACTGGAGCGCCGATTTTACTAAGCCACGCTTTAAAGGCGGCGATGCCCTCATCGGCTGAATTTACGCCGAAAATCTCGCGCGCAAAACGCTCGAATGCGCCCAAATTTCGGCTCTTATACCACTTCATCCACGCAGGCATTATGACCGCTAGGCCCGCTCCGTGCGCGCAGTTTACGACCGCGCTCATGGCGTGCTCGAGCATGTGGTTCGGGTAGGAGTAGCCGTGCGTACCGACGTAGGTTAGGCCGTTTAGCGCCATCGTCGCCGCCCAGGCAAACTCGGCTCTGGCGTCGTAGTTATCGGGGTCAGCTAGTAAAATTTCGGTCGTTTTCATCACGGTTTTGATGTTGGCTTCGATGTAGAGATTGATGATGTCAGGTTGCACTTTAGCCGTGAAGTATCCCTCGATGCTGTGCGCGATGATATCGGCAGCGGAGTAGACTAGGTACTCGCGGCTAACGCTTGCTTGCAGCTGCGGGTTTACGACTGAGACTAGCGGATATAGCACGTCGCCGTGGATGGCGAATTTTTGTTTTGTAGCTTCGTTTGTCACGACCGCACCCGAGTTCATCTCGCTGCCCGTCGCCGCAAGAGTGATGATGTCAAAGATTTTTAGTGCGCGGCTCGGGTCTTTGCCTGTGAAAAAGTCCCACACGTCGCCCTCGTACAGCGCGCCCGCGGCGATGGCTTTGGCGCTATCTAGACAGGAGCCTCCGCCTACGCTTAGCACGCTGTCGGCGTTAAATCTCCTAGCTAGCTCGATGCCTTTGTAAACTTTGCTTAGCACGGGGTTGCTAACTACGCCGCCAAGTTCTATAAACTCTATGCCGTTTTCTTTTAGGCTTGCCGTAACCTTGTCAAAGAGTCCGTCTTTTTTGATACGGTCGCTGCCGTAGATAAGTAGGGTTCTTTTAGCGTTAAATTCGCACATATAAAGCCCGATATTTCGCTCTTTGCCTCTGCCGAATTCGATTTTTACGGGGTTGTGAAAAGTGAAGTCAAACATCTCGTTCTCCTTAAAATTTTAGCCTCATTATAGCGACAAAAGCTAAAATTTAAGTAGAACGAGATTTACGGATCAGCGCTTATTCGCGCAAATTTCCAAAGTATTTGTCGTCGTTTTTCTCGACGTGCTTGATGTTAAAATGGACGAATTTATATCCGCCAAAAAGCGCCAAAACCCAAAGAAAAAGAAAAACTATCGCTTCTATCATTTTTATCCTTAATATGCGTGATGATCGTGCTTGATCTCATTGGCCGTGATCTTTTTGCTATCCATCGCGCGCCAAACGACGAAAATATAGCCCAAAACAAACGGCACTAGCAGGCTCACGTAGGCCATGACGTTTAGCGTGTAGTGGCTAGAGCTTGCGTTTTTGATCGTGAGCGAGCTTTGTAAATTTGAAAACGACGGATAAAACGCCGTGTCCGCAAGGCCTGATATCAAAAATAGTCCCGTAACCGTTAGCACTACGCCCACGCCGTAAGGCACTACGCCGTAGATGCTTGTCGTAAACGCGCCTTTAAATATACCAAAAAGCACGAGTCCGACGCCTATAACTATCATCGCAGCCACAAGCGGCATCTGGAGTAAATTTAGAGCGTATTTAAAGCCCACTAGGCTTACTACGCCGCTCTCGTCGTAGGCAAAACCGGCTTTGGTAAATATCCAAGCGATGAAGATTAAAAAGAACGGCAAAAACAAAATAGTATTTTTTAGCGCCGCTTTTCTGGCATTGGCTCTTATCTCCGCATCGTCGATGTTGTTGATGAGGTAGAGCGCTCCGCCCACGCGAGAGAGAAAAAATACCGCGATGCCTAGCGGATAGAGCATGATGTTGCCTAGCGCTTCAAGTCCTCGAAACGGCGTTTGCCACTGCACGAAGTTGTGCTCGTTTAGTAAAAAGTCGCTACCCGAAAAAAACGTGCTAACCGCCATACCGATCAGTATAACGCCTAAAGAGCCGTTGATGAAAAGGAAAATTTCATAGGTTTTTTGACCTAGGAAGTTGTCTGGTTTTTTGCGGTATTCGTAGCTCACGGCTTGGAGGATAAAGCAAAACAAAATCGCCAGCCATACCCAGTACGCGCCGCCGAAGCTTGTGGCGTAAAATAGCGGAAACGCCGCAAAACACGCACCGCCGAACATTACGAGCGTGGTAAAAGTAAGCTCCCATTTGCGCCCGATAGAATTTATCACCATGTCCTTTTGAAGCTCGTTTTTGCAAAGCCCAAAAAGCAGCGTCTGCCCTCCCTGAACGAACATCATAAACACTAGCAAACCGCCTAGCAAGCTAACTACGCACCACCAGTAAATTTGTAAAAATTCTAAACTAAGCATGGTTTTCAAATCCTATTTTTATCTGTTTTAGCATGATTTTTATCTCGGCTATCAAAAGCGCCGTAAATAAAACGGCAAATAGCCAGAACGAAATTTTGACGTTGGTATCGGCTAAATTCGTCGCTCCCACGCCCACCGTCATGAGATCTTGTACGACCCACGGCTGGCGCCCTACTTCGGCTACTATCCAGCCCGTCTCGATCGCCACTAGTCCTAGCGGGATACTAAATACGCAAAGCCAGAGTAGCTTTTTGAAATTTTCGATATTGTTCGCCATGCAAAGATAAAGCACGACGAAAAATAGCGCTAAAAAGTAAGTGCCAAGCGCAACCATCACGTGGAAGCTATAAAACGTTAAGCCCACAGGCGGCACGGCGTCGGCAGGCTTTTCAAGATAACCGTAGCCTAGAAATTTCATATTTTGAGCTAGAGTTTGCTCGGCTTGTTCCATCGCGGCTTTATCGCCTGATTTTTTAGCGGCGTTATAGGTTGTTAGCGCGCTAACGGCTAACGAGCCTTTGGCCATCTTACTTGCGACGCCTTCTATGCCGTGAGTTTCATTGCCGTGCACTAGGTCGTCGATGCCGGGAGTAAAGTTGTTAAACCCTCTCGTAGCCATAACTCCGAGCGCGTAAGGAAATTTTATCTCGAATAAAAACGGATCTTTGTCGTCGCCTACTTTTTTAGACGGATCTAGCACGCCCATCGCGACTAGGCCGGCATTTGTTTCGCCTTTATAAAGGCCTTCCATCGCGGCTAGTTTCATCGGCTGAGTACGTGCGACTTGATATGCGCTCTCGTCGCCGCTAAACATCAAAAACAGCGACGTAACGAGGCCGAAGCTTGCCGCTACGATGATTGATTTTTTAGCCATGATTAGGTGGCGTCCTTTTAGGATAAACCACGCTGAAATTCCTATCACGAAAAGCGCGCTAGCAACGTAGCCGCTAGTAACGGTGTGTAAAAATTTGATGATACCTACCGGGCTAAGCGCTACTTCAAAGAAATTTTCCATTTCCATTCTAGCGGTTGCCGGGTTAAATTTCATACCAATTGGATACTGCATCCAGCCGTTTGCGATGAGGATCCAAAGCGCGCTCAAATTTGAGCCGATAGCCACGAGCCAGGTCGAGATGAGGTGAAATTTCTTGCTAACCTTATCCCAGCCGAAAAACATAACGGCAAAGAACGTCGCCTCCATAAAGAACGCGAGCAAGCCCTCGATAGCTAGCGGCGCGCCGAAGATGTCGCCAACAAACCAGCTGTAGTTTGCCCAGTTGGTGCCGAACTCAAATTCCATTATGATACCGGTAGCTACGCCGATAGCGAAGTTTATACCGAAGAGTTTGAGCCAAAATTTGGTGATTTTTAGCCACTGCTCGTTACCGGTTTTGACGTAGATACTCTCCATAATGGCGATGATAAAACTAAGTCCCAGCGTGAGCGGAACAAACAAAAAGTGGTATATGGCGGTGAGCGCAAACTGCGCTCTAGACCAATCGACCGAAGCGATTTCAGACATTTTATTCCTTTGTCAAATTTGAAATGACGAAGTTCGCTTTGGCCTCGTCGCTCTCAAATTTTGAATTTAAACTTTCATCAAAGATAAATACTTTTAAAATCCCGAACATTATAAGTAGCTTGATAGCTATCACGAGCCACAGGCTCTTTCCGAGCTTCATGCTCCTAAAGCCGTCTATATACAAAGACGAGATGTTTTTAATATATTTTTTAATCATAATTTAACATACTACAGAAATTTAACTTAAAATATAATTTTAAAGTTTTGATTTTATAAAATTATTTACACCCTCAAGCGTTTATAAATTTTAAATAAGGTATAATCTCGCTAAAAATTTAAAAGGCGCGATATGCAAAAAAATTCAAACGAAACAAAGTATATTTTTATAACCGGCGGCGTGCTAAGCTCGCTAGGTAAGGGCATCGCGGCGGCTTCTATCGCCACGCTTCTTAAAAACACGGGCTTAAAAGTAAGCATGCTAAAAGCAGATCCCTACATCAACGTAGATCCTGGCACCATGAGTCCGCTCGAGCACGGCGAGGTTTTCGTTACCGACGACGGTGCGGAGACGGATCTGGATCTAGGACACTACGAGAGATTTTTAGACGAGAGTCTAAGCCAAGATAACAACTTCACGACCGGCCGCGTTTATAGCTCCGTCATCGAAAAAGAGCGCAGAGGCGACTATCTGGGCAAAACTATCCAGGTTATCCCGCACATCGTGGGCGAGATCGTTGACCGTATCAAAAAGGCGGGCGAGGGTCGCGACATACTGATCGTAGAGATCGGCGGCACCGTAGGCGACATCGAGGGCTTGCCGTTTTTAGAGGCTATCCGCGCCCTTCGCATAGAGGTCGGCCGCAAACGCGCGATGAATATTCACCTAACTCTCGTGCCCTTTATCAAGGTTGCAGGCGAGCTAAAAACTAAACCGACTCAGCACAGCGTCGGCGAGCTACGCCGTATCGGCATTAGCCCAGATATGATCATCTGCCGCGCCGAGCAGCCGCTAAACCGCGAGCTAAAGGATAAAATAGCCGCCAGCTGCGGCGTAGAGCGCAACTGCGTCATCGAGAGTATCGACTCGGCTAGCATCTATCAGGTGCCGCTCGCGTTTTATAATCAAGACGTCTTAACCCCGATCGCCGAAATTTTAAATTTGGGCGAACTAAAGCTTGATATGCGCAACTGGGACAGCCTAGTTAAGCGCATCATCGCGCCGACGAAAGAAACCACGATAGCATTTGTGGGTAAATACGTCGATCTAAAAGAGAGCTACAAGAGCCTGACCGAGAGTATAATTCACGCGGGCGCGAGCCTTGACGCGAGGGTAAATTTAAAGTGGATAGATAGTGAGAAAATCGAGCCTTCAAACGTCGAGGAGCTACTAAAAGACGTGGGCGGCGTGCTTGTCGCCGGAGGTTTTGGCGAGCGCGGCGTGAGCGGCAAGATCGAGGCGATAAAATACGCCCGCGAAAACGGCGTGCCGTATCTTGGCATCTGCCTAGGTATGCAGCTAGCGCTCATCGAGTTTGCCCGCAACGTGCTAAAGCTCGAGGATGCAAATTCGGTCGAATTTAAGCCCGAGTGCGTAAATCCTATCATCTATCTTATCGATAGTTTCATCGACGCGCACGGCCAGACGCAGATCCGCACGCACCAAAGCCCGGTCGGCGGCACGATGAGGCTTGGGGCGTATGCTTGCGACGTGAAGCCCGGCTCGTTGCTGAGTCAAATTTACGGCGGCGCCAAATGCGTCAAAGAACGCCACCGCCACCGCTACGAGGCAAATCCGAAATACAGAGCCGAATTTGAAGCAAACGGCTTGATAGTTAGCGGCGAGAGCGACGGGCTGATCGAGGCCGTCGAGCTTAGCTCGCCTGCGGCGGGCGCTAAAAACTCGCATCCGTGGTTTGTCGGCGTGCAGTTTCATCCGGAATTTACCAGCCGTCTAACGAATCCAAATCCCGTAGTTTTGGGTTTTATCAAAGCTAGCCTAGAAAAATCGAAATAATCAAATTTAGAGCCGCTCGGCTCTAAATTTCCTTCATAAATTTACTTCCATTAAATTTAAAATTTTACGCTCGCATTCACCTTTTTAAAAACGTTAAATTTGTAAAGAGTATCAATTCTGCAAAGCTTTTAAATCCGTATCCAAGCCGTAAAATAGCCGCTTTATTTACAATTATAAGAAATTAAATTTCAAAAAGCTATAATTTGCGCATTAGAAAATAAAAAAGAAGGAAAAAGATGAAATTTGAACCAAAATTTAGCCTTTTTTGCGGCGCGATAGGGGTAAATTTGACCCCCGAGGCGAGCGAAAATTTAGGCAAAAACGGTGGCAAGGCGGCGAAATTTGACGGCGAGGCTTACGCGAAAGCCCGTCAAAACGATGTTAAATAAGGAAAAGATAAAGGAATTACTGAACCAAAGATTTGAAAAGGACATTCACAAAAAACTTTCAGAAATTCCTACGCCTGATGCATTAAAGGACGTATTTAAAGGTGCCGAGCGCATAAAACGCGCGATCGAACAAAACGAAAAGATAGTCGTCGTCGGCGACTACGACGTGGACGGCGTGATCGCCAGCGTCATAATGGCCGAGTTTTTCGATGATTTGGGCGTTAGCGAGTATTTCGTGCGTATCCCAAATCGCTTTAGCGACGGCTATGGGCTAAATCCGCAAATCGTCGAGGAGATCGCGGACGCAGGGCTCATCGTGACCGTAGATAACGGCATCTCGGCAAACGACGCGGCTCAAATTTGCAAGCAAAAAGGCATCGATCTCATCATCACCGATCATCACATGCCGCCCGACGTCCTGCCCGAGGCCTATGCGATCATAAACCCGAAGCAAAAGGATTGCCACTTTCCAAACGTCGAAATCTGCGGCGCTCAGGTCGCGTGGTATCTAGTGGGCGCACTAAAAGACGTGTGCCGCATCAACTACGATATGGGTAAATTTCTCGATCTCCTCGCCATCGCGATAATAGCCGATATGATGGAGCTTCGCGACCTAAACCGCATCCTGGTTAAGCTTGGCGTAAACCGCCTAAACAGCTCGCGCAGGCCCGCATTTACGGCGATAAAGCAGCTTTACGGCAAGGATAAATTTGAGTGCGACGACATCAGCTTTCTCATCGCGCCGCTAATAAACTCTTCTGGCCGTATGGACGATGCGAGCGTGTCTTTTGAGTTTTTGCGCGCCAAAAACATAGACCGTGCCTGCGAGTGTCTCGACACCATCGTGAGCTTCAACAACTCGCGCAAGGAGGAGGAGCGTACGCTTTTTGAGTGCTCGCTAAAGGACGTGCGCGAGGATGAGCATATCATCGTGACGTGGGGCAGGGGCTGGCACGAGGGCGTCATCGGCATCGTCGCATCGCGCCTGGCTAAGCAGTTTAAAAAGCCCGCCATCGTCTTTAGTATCGATGAAAACCGCGCCAAAGGCAGCGCTAGAAGCGTGGGCAAGCTAGACATCCTCTCGCTCATCGCTAGCCACGAAAATTTACTTGCAGGCTACGGCGGGCATAAGGGGGCTGCGGGCATCGTGATAGATCCGGCAAATTTAGAAGCGTTTAAAAACGCGATAAATAGCTCGTGTATGCTGATGGATTTGCACGAATTTAGCGCGTTTGACGAGCCGTTAGGCGAGATAGAAGCCGGCGAAGTGGACTTTGAGCTGCTTGAAATTTTGGAGCATTTCGAGCCATACGGACAGAAAAATCCGCGTCCGCTCTTTGAGATCAAATCCGCCGTCGTCAAAAACAAAAAACTAATCGGAAGGGAACAAAATCACCTAAAACTCATCCTGCAAAAAGACGGCAAATGCCTCGAGGCGCTGTTTTTTAACTTTACTCGCGAGCCGCATGCGGGCGAGAGCATTGACCTCGTTTTTTCGGTATCGAAAAACTCGTTTCGCGGACTGGTTACGCCGCAACTACTGGTAAAAGAGATATCGTGAATTCGGCTGGTTTTACCTGGATTTTGGATTAAATTTAGAGATTTTTCGGCGGTAATTTTATGGCTAAATCTAAACAAATAAAAGATAAATCTAGCAAAAAGAAAACTATTTTTAGCCAGTTAATAACCTATGATATTTTATTTTATACGTTTATCGCTATCGTCGCCGTAATCTTCTATATCATTAGCACGTTTACTCGTAACGAGAAAAAGATAGTCTGTGAAGAACAGCCGCCCGAAGTCATGCTGGAGGCGCTCAGAGAAGGTACGCCGGACGCGATAAGAGAGGCAATGAAAAAGGTGAACTGTAGAGAAGTATACAAACATTCTCGTCATAAAAGATTTTTCTCAAGAAGAACGCACTAAATAAATTTAAATTTAATATTAATATTTAAAATTTGCGCTTAAATTCGACAAAATCATACGATAAATTTTCAAATCCCATCGCAAAACGGCAATTTCTCGCGGATAAAACACGAAATTTTAAAATCTATGAGTCAATTTTAGAGTCTTGTGAAAATTTATTTTTGATATTTGCCGTCTTATTTAAGATGCGACTCGGTTCTAGTTTTATATCGAATTTAAAAGCAAAATGCCGCAATTTAAACACGCAATCGTTATCACGGACAGCATCGGCAGGGAGCAAAATCACCTAAAACTCATCCTGCAAAAAGACGGCAAATGCCTCGAGGCGCTGTTTTTTAACTTCACTCGCGAGCCGCATGCAGGCGAGAGTATCGACCTCGTTTTTTCGGTATCTAAAAACTCGTTTCGCGGACTCGTCACGCCGCAATTACTGGTAAAAGAGATTTTGTAAATTTAATCTCGGTTTTGTTGAGCTCAAATTTGATGAAACCGAGATTACCTAAATTTATAATTTTAATCCGTTAAAGTTACTTTTCTACACACTTAACGCAAACTGCCTAAATAGCACAGTTTGAGCTAAATTTCACACAAAATAATTAATATTACATAAATATTCGTTCTTTATTTAAGTTTATTTTTGCTTCAATTTCAATATTTAATATTAATTTTGCAGGAGCGAAAATGAAAATTTCTTACGTTTTGGCGCTGGCCATGGTGTCAAATTTGATGCTTAGCGCCGAGGAAGCGGTAAGCTTGAGTCCCGTTACCGTCTCGTCAAAAATGCAAAAATCAGCCCTCGACGAGCCGACTAATGCCCAAATAGTCGGCAAGGGCGCGATACTGGAAAACAGCGACATCGCCAAATCGCTTTCAAATTTGAACGGCTTTACGATGGAGCGTAAGGGCGGAGGCGGCAGCGAGGTTTATTATCGTTCGCAGACGGCGGCTAGGCTGCCGGTGCTGATCGACGGTAGCACGCTAAACGGCGGCTGCGGCATGCGTATGGATACGCCCATCACCTACATCTCGGCGCAAAACTACAGCTCGGTTCGTATCGTAAAAGGCCCGCAAGACATCAGATACGGTGCGCTCATTAGCGGTGGTATATTTTTCGATAGAGAGATAGCAAGGCTGTCAAAACCGAGCTTCGGAGGAAACGTAAGCGTGCTGGGCGGCAGTTTTAAGCGGTTTGAAACTACCGCGGACGTAGCGGCGGGTAACGAGCTGGGCAGTATAGAGGTTTCCGGCGGACACTACGAGAGCGGCGATTATAAAAGCGGCGGCGGGCAGAAAATGCATACGCACTATAAACGCAACAGCGTCTCGCTCGTGGGTACGCTAACGCCCACGGAAAC
This genomic window contains:
- a CDS encoding cytochrome ubiquinol oxidase subunit I, with the translated sequence MSEIASVDWSRAQFALTAIYHFLFVPLTLGLSFIIAIMESIYVKTGNEQWLKITKFWLKLFGINFAIGVATGIIMEFEFGTNWANYSWFVGDIFGAPLAIEGLLAFFMEATFFAVMFFGWDKVSKKFHLISTWLVAIGSNLSALWILIANGWMQYPIGMKFNPATARMEMENFFEVALSPVGIIKFLHTVTSGYVASALFVIGISAWFILKGRHLIMAKKSIIVAASFGLVTSLFLMFSGDESAYQVARTQPMKLAAMEGLYKGETNAGLVAMGVLDPSKKVGDDKDPFLFEIKFPYALGVMATRGFNNFTPGIDDLVHGNETHGIEGVASKMAKGSLAVSALTTYNAAKKSGDKAAMEQAEQTLAQNMKFLGYGYLEKPADAVPPVGLTFYSFHVMVALGTYFLALFFVVLYLCMANNIENFKKLLWLCVFSIPLGLVAIETGWIVAEVGRQPWVVQDLMTVGVGATNLADTNVKISFWLFAVLFTALLIAEIKIMLKQIKIGFENHA
- a CDS encoding CTP synthase; this translates as MQKNSNETKYIFITGGVLSSLGKGIAAASIATLLKNTGLKVSMLKADPYINVDPGTMSPLEHGEVFVTDDGAETDLDLGHYERFLDESLSQDNNFTTGRVYSSVIEKERRGDYLGKTIQVIPHIVGEIVDRIKKAGEGRDILIVEIGGTVGDIEGLPFLEAIRALRIEVGRKRAMNIHLTLVPFIKVAGELKTKPTQHSVGELRRIGISPDMIICRAEQPLNRELKDKIAASCGVERNCVIESIDSASIYQVPLAFYNQDVLTPIAEILNLGELKLDMRNWDSLVKRIIAPTKETTIAFVGKYVDLKESYKSLTESIIHAGASLDARVNLKWIDSEKIEPSNVEELLKDVGGVLVAGGFGERGVSGKIEAIKYARENGVPYLGICLGMQLALIEFARNVLKLEDANSVEFKPECVNPIIYLIDSFIDAHGQTQIRTHQSPVGGTMRLGAYACDVKPGSLLSQIYGGAKCVKERHRHRYEANPKYRAEFEANGLIVSGESDGLIEAVELSSPAAGAKNSHPWFVGVQFHPEFTSRLTNPNPVVLGFIKASLEKSK
- the recJ gene encoding single-stranded-DNA-specific exonuclease RecJ is translated as MLNKEKIKELLNQRFEKDIHKKLSEIPTPDALKDVFKGAERIKRAIEQNEKIVVVGDYDVDGVIASVIMAEFFDDLGVSEYFVRIPNRFSDGYGLNPQIVEEIADAGLIVTVDNGISANDAAQICKQKGIDLIITDHHMPPDVLPEAYAIINPKQKDCHFPNVEICGAQVAWYLVGALKDVCRINYDMGKFLDLLAIAIIADMMELRDLNRILVKLGVNRLNSSRRPAFTAIKQLYGKDKFECDDISFLIAPLINSSGRMDDASVSFEFLRAKNIDRACECLDTIVSFNNSRKEEERTLFECSLKDVREDEHIIVTWGRGWHEGVIGIVASRLAKQFKKPAIVFSIDENRAKGSARSVGKLDILSLIASHENLLAGYGGHKGAAGIVIDPANLEAFKNAINSSCMLMDLHEFSAFDEPLGEIEAGEVDFELLEILEHFEPYGQKNPRPLFEIKSAVVKNKKLIGREQNHLKLILQKDGKCLEALFFNFTREPHAGESIDLVFSVSKNSFRGLVTPQLLVKEIS
- a CDS encoding DUF4492 domain-containing protein; amino-acid sequence: MIKKYIKNISSLYIDGFRSMKLGKSLWLVIAIKLLIMFGILKVFIFDESLNSKFESDEAKANFVISNLTKE